One Nitrospina watsonii DNA segment encodes these proteins:
- a CDS encoding PepSY-associated TM helix domain-containing protein, translated as MPQEVDPSRRRPSNTVTPDKRSGNGKGEDRSGRPWVWYLHSLFGLKLSLFLLFVSATGTAAVVSDEIEWLVYPEARATTSSARASWETQYHAAVRAFPFHTLTYMEAGEEPFLATRISATAPDGTSRVIFIDPATGRVTGERGWVTVRSFLRALHYLLFAPDDWGFFPVTILGFVLLVSLVTGMRVIKKPGHSAGRWPRRYKGPRVFWGDVHRLIGVWSSWFVLVMAVTSIWYFAERLAWRAGIDWEAPRTTLSAAEWQHLAEERAALERLPLDQLVRKAQQAFPGLNVRQISLPADVNETIVFQGQTGAWLVRDRTNSVELNPYTGDVIAVNRAEAMSWLERWEHTADPLHFGDFGGLTSKLVWVGFGIILCLLSLSGTIVYIRRLAKGPGAPAGSRRQVEGPTGLYAYLETMGRWKWINLFLVTLVPIACFIFFWNL; from the coding sequence TTGCCGCAAGAGGTTGATCCATCCAGAAGACGTCCTTCAAACACTGTCACCCCGGACAAACGATCCGGAAACGGAAAGGGAGAAGACCGTTCGGGACGCCCCTGGGTTTGGTACCTGCACAGCCTGTTCGGCCTCAAGTTGAGTTTATTCCTGCTGTTTGTTTCCGCCACCGGGACGGCGGCCGTGGTCAGTGATGAAATCGAATGGCTGGTGTACCCCGAGGCCCGCGCCACCACCTCCTCCGCGCGGGCAAGTTGGGAGACACAATACCACGCCGCCGTCCGGGCATTTCCCTTCCACACTTTGACCTATATGGAGGCGGGCGAGGAACCGTTCCTCGCCACCCGGATTTCCGCTACCGCCCCGGACGGCACGTCGCGCGTCATCTTCATCGATCCCGCCACCGGCCGGGTGACCGGCGAGCGCGGTTGGGTCACGGTCCGCTCCTTTTTGCGCGCGCTCCATTACTTGTTGTTTGCGCCGGATGACTGGGGCTTTTTTCCGGTCACCATCTTGGGGTTCGTCCTTTTGGTATCGCTGGTCACGGGCATGCGTGTGATCAAAAAGCCCGGTCACAGTGCCGGGCGGTGGCCGCGCAGATATAAAGGGCCGCGTGTGTTCTGGGGCGATGTGCACCGCCTGATCGGTGTGTGGTCAAGCTGGTTCGTGCTGGTCATGGCGGTCACCAGCATCTGGTATTTTGCCGAACGGCTGGCCTGGCGGGCGGGGATCGACTGGGAGGCGCCGCGCACAACACTTTCCGCCGCGGAATGGCAACACCTCGCCGAAGAGAGAGCCGCATTGGAACGGCTCCCGTTGGATCAACTGGTCAGAAAAGCGCAACAAGCCTTCCCGGGATTGAACGTGCGCCAAATCAGTCTGCCGGCCGACGTGAACGAGACCATAGTGTTTCAAGGTCAGACCGGCGCTTGGCTGGTACGCGACCGCACCAATTCGGTTGAATTGAATCCGTACACGGGGGACGTGATCGCTGTGAATCGCGCCGAAGCGATGAGTTGGCTGGAGCGCTGGGAGCACACGGCGGACCCGCTTCACTTCGGCGATTTCGGGGGGCTGACCTCCAAGCTGGTCTGGGTGGGGTTTGGAATAATCCTGTGCCTGCTTTCTCTAAGCGGGACCATCGTTTATATACGGCGTCTGGCAAAAGGGCCGGGCGCCCCGGCAGGAAGCAGGCGGCAGGTGGAAGGACCGACCGGCCTTTACGCCTACTTGGAGACAATGGGTCGCTGGAAATGGATCAACCTCTTTCTGGTCACGCTGGTTCCCATCGCGTGCTTTATTTTTTTCTGGAACCTTTAA
- a CDS encoding sigma-70 family RNA polymerase sigma factor, with protein MSHHTDSILLATLITYYDDLKAFLTRKYGCRLLAEEVVQETCLRVNQLTHPVALDHPRAYLFKMAANLAVDHLRSEKRRTRYISAEAVTENVSNGMPLPETVIDYQQRLAILQKAIEELPPRCREVFMLHKFEGLSHLEIAHRLKISRNMVEKHVIRGLAHCRDRLRQTFQ; from the coding sequence ATGTCCCACCACACCGACTCAATCCTGCTCGCAACGCTGATTACCTACTATGATGACTTAAAGGCGTTTCTGACCCGCAAATACGGTTGCCGGTTGCTGGCTGAAGAGGTGGTGCAGGAAACCTGCCTGCGGGTGAACCAGCTCACTCATCCGGTGGCGTTGGACCATCCGCGTGCCTACCTGTTCAAAATGGCGGCCAACCTGGCCGTCGATCATCTCCGTTCGGAAAAGAGACGCACACGGTACATCAGTGCGGAGGCGGTGACGGAAAATGTTTCGAATGGAATGCCCTTGCCCGAAACCGTGATCGACTACCAACAGCGCCTGGCAATCCTGCAAAAAGCGATTGAGGAGTTGCCGCCGCGTTGCCGGGAAGTGTTCATGCTCCACAAATTCGAGGGGTTGAGCCATCTGGAGATTGCCCACCGTTTGAAGATTTCCCGAAACATGGTGGAAAAACATGTTATTCGTGGCCTCGCTCATTGCCGGGATCGTTTGCGGCAGACGTTTCAGTAA
- a CDS encoding dienelactone hydrolase family protein yields MFPFQLHSVLKSIFSLTALVLVCVLGTAPFAHAEVQTKTIRYEVNAVELQGFLAWDDAVQGKRPGILVVHEWWGHNEHARNRARMLAELGYTALALDMYGDGKLADHPKEAGKFMTAAFENWVGSQAKFNKAKEILQQQDTVDADRIGAIGFCFGGAVSIRMARGGADLDGVVAFHSALPEQPPVSKGDVKAPLLVINGSEDGFLATDRVAAFMKEMVDANADISYVSLQGVKHSYTNPQADEFRSKFNIDSLVYDKQAAERAWKLMQAFFERVFE; encoded by the coding sequence GTGTTCCCATTCCAATTGCACTCTGTTTTGAAATCGATCTTCTCGCTGACCGCGCTGGTTCTGGTCTGCGTCCTGGGCACCGCCCCCTTCGCCCACGCGGAGGTGCAAACCAAAACCATCCGCTACGAAGTCAACGCCGTCGAGCTGCAGGGCTTCCTGGCCTGGGATGACGCGGTCCAGGGAAAGCGCCCCGGTATCCTCGTCGTGCACGAATGGTGGGGGCACAATGAACACGCCCGCAATCGCGCCCGCATGCTGGCCGAGTTGGGTTACACGGCGCTTGCATTGGACATGTACGGCGATGGCAAACTCGCCGATCATCCTAAGGAAGCCGGTAAGTTCATGACCGCCGCTTTTGAAAACTGGGTGGGCAGCCAGGCCAAGTTCAACAAAGCGAAGGAAATCCTGCAACAGCAGGACACCGTGGATGCCGACCGCATCGGCGCCATCGGCTTCTGTTTCGGCGGCGCGGTGTCCATCCGCATGGCGCGCGGCGGCGCCGACCTCGACGGCGTGGTCGCCTTCCACAGCGCCCTGCCGGAGCAGCCGCCGGTGAGCAAGGGCGACGTGAAGGCCCCCCTCCTCGTCATCAACGGATCGGAAGACGGGTTTCTGGCCACCGACCGGGTGGCCGCCTTCATGAAAGAAATGGTCGATGCCAACGCCGACATCAGCTACGTGAGTCTGCAAGGCGTCAAACACAGCTACACCAACCCACAGGCCGACGAGTTCCGCAGCAAGTTCAACATCGACAGCCTCGTGTACGACAAACAGGCCGCCGAACGCGCCTGGAAACTGATGCAGGCATTTTTCGAACGCGTGTTCGAGTGA
- a CDS encoding FecR family protein, translated as MTRDSQGEHETVSDEAVAWFARLRSGDATQETRRQFEDWRAQSPLHAREFDRVSACWTDLDGLQAWADRRLAGNKNAGRIPVHLQGGTRKRAAARWAASLAAVLLILLGANFWLLDAWVRLASDHHTETGEQNTFNLADGSTVYLDTGSALSVDFSPETRRLELHRGRALFVVAADKDRPFEVVAGHGTVQALGTAFEVHRKPDRVVVTVLESKVRVIRDTSVAKLVPGQQIHFGPDTGLSGVESVDRGKIAIWRRGKLAFNDQTLGEVIEEVNRYRKGAILILDDQLRASRVSGIFDIHEPDAVLQALEDTLPIRIHRWTRYLTLLDRTETPVPVN; from the coding sequence ATGACTCGCGATTCCCAAGGCGAACACGAAACCGTGTCCGATGAAGCCGTCGCCTGGTTTGCCCGGCTGCGGTCCGGCGATGCCACGCAAGAGACACGCCGTCAGTTTGAAGACTGGCGCGCACAAAGCCCTCTTCATGCGCGTGAGTTCGACCGGGTCAGCGCGTGCTGGACCGACCTGGATGGTCTTCAGGCGTGGGCGGATCGGAGACTTGCTGGGAATAAAAACGCCGGGCGGATTCCTGTCCATCTCCAGGGCGGGACACGAAAGCGTGCCGCGGCGCGGTGGGCGGCATCGTTGGCCGCTGTGTTGTTGATCCTGCTGGGCGCGAATTTCTGGTTGCTGGATGCCTGGGTGCGGCTCGCCAGCGATCACCACACGGAAACCGGGGAACAGAATACGTTTAACCTGGCCGATGGTTCGACGGTCTATCTGGATACCGGCTCCGCCCTGTCCGTCGATTTTTCGCCCGAAACAAGGCGGCTGGAACTGCACCGGGGCCGTGCCCTGTTTGTGGTTGCGGCGGACAAGGACCGGCCGTTCGAGGTGGTTGCCGGCCACGGCACCGTCCAGGCGCTGGGCACAGCGTTTGAGGTACACAGGAAACCGGATAGAGTGGTGGTGACCGTGCTCGAGAGCAAAGTGCGGGTTATCCGTGACACATCGGTGGCGAAGCTGGTTCCCGGACAACAGATTCATTTTGGTCCCGATACCGGCCTGTCCGGAGTCGAATCGGTGGATCGCGGAAAGATCGCCATCTGGCGGCGCGGTAAACTGGCGTTCAACGATCAGACGCTGGGGGAAGTGATTGAAGAGGTCAACCGCTACCGCAAAGGTGCCATCCTCATTCTCGATGACCAACTGCGTGCATCGAGGGTCAGTGGCATTTTCGATATCCACGAACCCGACGCGGTGCTCCAGGCATTGGAAGACACCCTGCCGATCCGCATTCACCGGTGGACCCGCTATCTGACCCTGCTGGATCGCACCGAAACCCCCGTTCCCGTCAACTAA
- a CDS encoding secretin and TonB N-terminal domain-containing protein: MNELAGFNQYLMGWTLPRAKRVSGLFLTVLVLTATPVAYAQETPTISGSGPEVAQLVESGPLRFDIPPQDLASALSSFGETADLQVLYDAALTRGLTTEGVSGTYTPEQALRKLLEGTDLTYTFTNANTVTLKSASAKTKKISKLKQVTVLGTRRQKVELSNVPVSISVVEQEQVLEELGTANQTEDILTRRVPGFNPTNNGVRNIRGRTAQVFINGVPVNEQLRASVGSDINLVHPDQLGGVEVSRGASAPYGFGSPGGIIALSTQQAQSEKLTLNSRIRGSFNPYKTDRSYTTSTYHSASQIVGKFDYHVGGLFEYNGARMTPDGDLAAAFSRIINRVGKFTQSGFDGNFGYNLGEAGELRFRTTYNFVNHQDVFDLPFPGVGVYRGRFAVAQEEPHGGRAFREALTMNLAYTNPDIYNSAVKVEFFASDTFTENYASSGSPSPFNRDQMINDYRGVRSSITTPLDMLLDGTNVTYGLDYLSNRVKRQSTDLGTGAHIDHFAPDVTLNVLAPYAQFDVPFGDFNFTAGVRHERYGGSAENSPGSGGIVGGDLRDFDLTLFNAGVVYFIDDYMNAFFTFTQGAEISQLGRAARSAGTAAEIDPQPAKSNQYEVGFRGEWDNHRLSLAAFYTESDLLSALFCPGTSPCVPLREPRKFWGIEGTAGWVLNPQWELEGNFAWMDGLREPSTETRRISLSEVPPLLVNGFIHYRPFAWWRNRLHLFYRSASNPFGASTAFGEGRSENVTLANFMAEFDVGPGQLQVGATNLFNATYVNLTSEASNFGFSWVAAEGTRVFTAYTWRW; this comes from the coding sequence ATGAATGAACTCGCTGGTTTCAATCAATATTTGATGGGTTGGACCTTGCCCCGGGCAAAACGGGTGTCCGGGCTTTTTCTTACGGTACTGGTGCTGACCGCAACGCCGGTCGCCTACGCACAGGAAACTCCCACTATTTCCGGGTCCGGCCCGGAGGTCGCGCAATTGGTTGAAAGCGGGCCGTTGCGGTTCGATATTCCGCCGCAGGACCTGGCCTCCGCGCTCTCCAGCTTTGGCGAGACCGCCGACCTCCAGGTTCTGTATGACGCGGCGTTGACCCGGGGGCTGACCACGGAGGGGGTGTCCGGAACCTATACCCCCGAACAGGCTTTAAGGAAATTACTGGAAGGTACGGATCTCACTTACACCTTTACCAATGCGAACACGGTGACATTGAAATCGGCTTCCGCGAAAACCAAAAAAATCTCCAAGCTGAAGCAGGTCACCGTGCTGGGCACGCGCCGCCAGAAAGTGGAGTTGTCCAATGTACCGGTTTCGATTTCCGTGGTGGAGCAGGAGCAGGTTCTTGAGGAACTGGGGACGGCGAACCAGACGGAGGACATCCTGACCCGGCGCGTGCCGGGATTCAATCCCACCAACAACGGCGTGCGCAACATCCGGGGGCGCACGGCGCAGGTGTTCATCAACGGCGTGCCGGTCAACGAACAGCTTCGGGCCAGCGTCGGCTCGGACATCAACCTGGTTCACCCCGATCAGTTGGGCGGCGTGGAAGTCAGCCGCGGCGCGAGTGCGCCTTATGGATTCGGTTCGCCGGGCGGTATCATTGCCTTGAGCACCCAGCAGGCGCAATCAGAAAAACTGACCCTCAACTCCCGCATCCGCGGCAGTTTCAATCCGTACAAAACCGACCGCAGTTACACCACCAGCACGTACCACAGCGCGTCGCAGATCGTGGGCAAGTTCGACTACCACGTTGGCGGACTTTTCGAGTACAACGGCGCGCGGATGACGCCGGATGGCGACCTGGCTGCCGCCTTCAGCAGGATCATCAACCGCGTGGGAAAGTTCACTCAAAGCGGGTTCGACGGAAATTTCGGTTATAACCTGGGCGAGGCGGGCGAACTGCGCTTCCGCACGACTTATAACTTCGTCAACCATCAGGATGTTTTCGACCTCCCGTTTCCGGGCGTCGGGGTGTACCGGGGCCGGTTCGCCGTGGCGCAGGAGGAACCGCACGGCGGACGCGCGTTCCGCGAAGCGCTGACCATGAATCTGGCCTACACCAATCCCGATATCTACAACAGTGCGGTGAAGGTGGAGTTTTTCGCCAGCGATACGTTCACGGAAAACTACGCCAGCTCCGGTTCTCCTTCCCCCTTTAACAGGGACCAGATGATCAACGATTACCGCGGAGTGCGTTCCAGCATCACCACGCCTCTCGACATGCTTCTCGATGGCACCAACGTCACCTACGGCCTGGATTATTTATCCAACCGTGTCAAGCGGCAGAGCACGGATCTCGGAACGGGAGCGCACATCGACCACTTCGCGCCGGATGTCACCCTGAATGTGCTGGCTCCCTATGCCCAGTTCGATGTGCCGTTCGGGGATTTCAATTTCACCGCCGGTGTGCGGCATGAACGTTACGGAGGATCGGCGGAGAACAGCCCCGGCTCCGGCGGCATCGTCGGCGGCGACCTTCGGGATTTCGACCTGACCTTGTTCAATGCCGGTGTGGTGTATTTCATCGATGATTACATGAACGCGTTTTTCACCTTCACCCAGGGCGCGGAGATCAGCCAGCTCGGCCGCGCCGCGCGCAGCGCCGGCACGGCGGCGGAGATCGACCCGCAACCCGCCAAGTCGAACCAGTACGAAGTGGGATTCCGCGGCGAATGGGACAACCACCGTCTTTCCCTCGCGGCGTTTTACACCGAGTCTGATTTGTTGAGTGCGTTGTTTTGTCCCGGCACCAGCCCCTGTGTGCCGCTTCGCGAGCCGCGCAAGTTCTGGGGCATCGAAGGCACCGCCGGGTGGGTGCTCAATCCGCAATGGGAGCTGGAAGGCAACTTTGCGTGGATGGACGGTTTGCGTGAGCCCTCCACGGAAACACGGCGCATCTCTTTGAGTGAGGTGCCTCCGCTTCTTGTCAATGGCTTCATTCATTACCGTCCGTTTGCCTGGTGGCGCAACCGGCTTCATCTCTTTTACCGCTCGGCGAGCAATCCGTTTGGTGCGAGCACCGCGTTCGGAGAAGGCCGGTCGGAAAATGTCACGCTGGCCAACTTCATGGCGGAATTCGACGTGGGGCCGGGCCAGTTGCAGGTGGGCGCGACCAATTTGTTCAATGCCACGTACGTGAACCTGACCAGCGAGGCCAGCAACTTCGGCTTCAGCTGGGTCGCCGCCGAGGGCACCCGCGTGTTCACGGCTTATACGTGGAGGTGGTGA
- a CDS encoding pirin family protein has translation MKQVEEVLKTPGQHWVGDGFPVRTLFTYDTHGKELSPFLLFDFAGPAEFTPASKPRGVGQHPHRGFETVTLVYKGEVDHKDLAGNDGHLGPGDVQWMTAASGIVHQEFHSQSFTEKGGTFHAVQLWVNLPAKDKMSTPRYQDIPASRIPVVKMPGGSLRVIAGEYDGQQGAAETFSAINLWDIRLSAGAEMELALPPGHTTALVNVEGSVRIHNGNPIAEAQLIRFGREGDCIGLSAHSDATLLLLSGEPIDEPIVGDGPFVMNTETELVQAFDDYQKGLMG, from the coding sequence TTGAAACAAGTTGAAGAAGTCCTCAAAACCCCCGGCCAGCACTGGGTGGGCGACGGCTTTCCCGTGCGCACCCTGTTCACTTACGACACCCACGGCAAGGAACTCAGTCCATTTCTTCTGTTCGACTTCGCGGGACCCGCGGAATTCACCCCGGCGTCGAAACCGCGCGGCGTCGGCCAGCATCCACACCGCGGATTCGAAACGGTCACCCTCGTTTATAAGGGCGAAGTCGATCACAAAGACCTCGCGGGGAACGACGGCCACCTCGGACCCGGCGACGTGCAATGGATGACCGCCGCCTCGGGCATCGTGCATCAGGAGTTTCATTCCCAATCCTTCACCGAAAAAGGCGGCACCTTCCATGCCGTGCAGTTGTGGGTCAACCTACCGGCGAAAGACAAGATGTCAACGCCGCGTTACCAGGACATCCCGGCGTCGCGCATCCCCGTCGTCAAGATGCCGGGTGGTTCCCTGCGCGTCATCGCCGGGGAGTACGACGGGCAACAGGGTGCGGCCGAAACGTTTTCAGCCATCAACCTGTGGGACATCCGTCTCTCAGCCGGGGCTGAGATGGAGTTGGCGCTGCCGCCCGGCCACACCACGGCATTGGTGAATGTCGAAGGCAGCGTGCGCATCCATAACGGCAATCCCATCGCCGAAGCCCAATTGATCCGCTTCGGTCGTGAGGGCGATTGCATCGGACTGTCCGCGCACAGCGACGCCACCCTGCTGCTGCTCAGCGGCGAACCCATCGACGAACCCATCGTCGGCGACGGTCCGTTCGTGATGAATACGGAAACGGAACTGGTGCAAGCCTTCGACGATTATCAGAAGGGGTTGATGGGCTGA
- the rsmD gene encoding 16S rRNA (guanine(966)-N(2))-methyltransferase RsmD: MRVIGGRLRGTRLQPLKGQALRPTLDRVRESLFNIVGAGIEGARVLDLFAGTGAVGIEALSRGASRVAFVEANARVRDLLHGNLEKCRLTFSGTEGSSNWTLLPVTARQALDRLQNQGEVFDWVYVDPPFDADLYTETLTGLAASGLLAERAEVVAEHFHKTALAENYGKLKKLQTRRTGDTCLSFFMLESLE; this comes from the coding sequence ATGCGGGTGATCGGCGGCCGTCTGCGCGGCACGCGCCTGCAACCGCTGAAAGGGCAGGCTCTGCGGCCGACGCTGGATCGCGTCCGCGAGTCGTTGTTCAACATCGTGGGGGCGGGCATCGAGGGGGCGCGGGTGCTGGACCTGTTTGCAGGCACCGGCGCGGTGGGCATCGAGGCGCTCAGCCGCGGCGCCAGCCGGGTGGCGTTCGTCGAGGCCAACGCCCGGGTGCGCGACCTGCTGCACGGCAACCTCGAAAAATGCCGCCTGACGTTCTCCGGGACGGAAGGCTCCAGCAACTGGACCCTGTTGCCGGTCACAGCCCGGCAGGCGCTGGATCGCCTGCAAAACCAGGGCGAGGTCTTCGACTGGGTCTATGTGGACCCGCCCTTCGACGCGGATCTGTACACGGAAACGCTGACCGGACTGGCGGCATCCGGTCTGCTGGCCGAGAGGGCGGAGGTGGTGGCCGAGCATTTTCATAAAACCGCGCTGGCCGAAAATTATGGTAAACTGAAAAAATTGCAGACCCGGCGGACAGGCGACACCTGTTTGTCTTTTTTTATGTTGGAATCGCTGGAATGA
- a CDS encoding mechanosensitive ion channel family protein, giving the protein MDNEKISQVFKTLDTAVMIELVVIVAGAIVLILITQNLLPWIANRLHGKVRLFLLAMAPLLRLIFILTAFILSVPRIIEPSLQNMVAVLGSIGLALGFALKDYTSSLIAGVVAVGERLYRNGDWIEVNGVYGEVTHVGVRTVRIVTADDTAVYIPHQKLWTELISNANNGTPHLQCVVHFYLHPQHHAAEIRQVLQDVALTSPYLYFDLPVSVVVEEKPWATHYRLKAYAVDPRHQFRFITDLTVRGKTALIERNVRFAMTPGQMGQDAPVASG; this is encoded by the coding sequence ATGGATAACGAAAAAATCTCTCAAGTGTTCAAGACGCTCGATACTGCCGTGATGATTGAGCTGGTTGTGATTGTGGCCGGAGCGATCGTCCTCATCCTGATCACACAGAATCTGTTGCCCTGGATCGCCAACCGTCTGCACGGAAAGGTGCGGCTGTTCCTGCTCGCCATGGCACCGCTGTTGCGCCTGATATTCATCCTGACCGCATTCATCCTGAGCGTGCCGCGTATTATCGAGCCGTCCCTGCAAAACATGGTGGCGGTGCTGGGCTCCATCGGCCTCGCATTGGGGTTTGCGCTCAAGGATTACACCAGCAGTTTGATCGCCGGGGTGGTGGCGGTGGGCGAGCGGTTGTACCGCAACGGCGACTGGATCGAGGTGAACGGCGTGTATGGCGAGGTGACGCACGTGGGCGTGCGCACGGTGCGGATTGTGACCGCAGACGACACGGCGGTGTACATCCCGCACCAGAAGCTGTGGACCGAGTTGATCTCCAACGCCAACAACGGCACGCCGCATTTGCAGTGCGTGGTTCATTTTTACCTGCATCCCCAGCACCATGCCGCCGAGATCCGCCAGGTATTGCAAGACGTGGCGCTGACCAGTCCTTATCTCTATTTCGACTTGCCCGTTTCGGTGGTGGTGGAGGAAAAACCCTGGGCCACGCATTACCGGTTGAAGGCCTACGCGGTCGATCCCCGCCATCAGTTTCGGTTCATCACCGACCTCACCGTGCGCGGCAAGACAGCGCTGATCGAACGCAATGTGCGTTTTGCCATGACCCCCGGGCAGATGGGGCAGGATGCCCCGGTGGCCTCCGGGTGA
- a CDS encoding PepSY-associated TM helix domain-containing protein produces the protein MATFNRTSSSRGPSPDKRHGKPSTGEGSAGKPRSFLLHSLLGLNLSFLVLFVVFTGTVATVSHEIDWLIDSRIRATPFHGPLPWERMAESVQSRFPNSRLSGAEAGPDELIPWMSLPFAARFHIAHPDGTEQTVFIDPASLQITGVRSGIDFPYFMRQLHYCMFLYPQAFFLVSIVSFLLIGSLITGLAIHKKFWSGFFQWPRRKKGIRIFLGDLHRLVAVWSTWFILVMALTGVWYFAEELLWRAGVPLYDDDSPQLSENDLRNRGPEAEVAMSLETLLDHARKAMPGLQVRSVFWGSPPLGAVHVSGQTGAWWTRDRASQVSLNPYTGAVLRVRRAENLNAFWRFSHMADPIHFGSLGGLPTKLIWFVCGLGLCTLAITGVLVFTKRAEHAVREWSGAHRSAPPWLWWLGSWKWINVAILFVPVVAFAWNALFQN, from the coding sequence ATGGCTACATTCAATCGTACAAGCTCCTCCAGAGGGCCCTCTCCGGATAAACGGCACGGCAAGCCGTCAACCGGCGAGGGCTCCGCGGGGAAGCCGCGGTCCTTCCTCCTCCATTCCCTGCTGGGTCTGAACCTTTCTTTTCTCGTTCTGTTTGTCGTCTTCACGGGAACCGTCGCCACAGTGAGTCACGAAATCGATTGGTTGATCGATTCCCGCATTCGCGCCACTCCTTTTCACGGCCCGCTCCCCTGGGAACGCATGGCCGAATCCGTGCAGTCCCGGTTCCCCAACAGCCGCCTCTCCGGGGCAGAGGCCGGACCGGATGAATTGATTCCTTGGATGAGCCTGCCGTTCGCTGCGCGGTTTCATATCGCACATCCGGACGGCACAGAGCAGACCGTGTTCATCGATCCGGCATCCCTGCAAATCACCGGCGTCCGAAGCGGCATCGATTTTCCCTACTTCATGCGGCAACTCCACTACTGTATGTTTCTGTATCCCCAGGCGTTTTTCCTGGTATCCATCGTTTCTTTTCTTCTCATAGGATCCCTCATAACCGGACTGGCGATTCACAAAAAATTCTGGTCAGGCTTCTTTCAATGGCCCCGGCGGAAGAAAGGCATCCGAATTTTTCTGGGCGATCTCCATCGGCTTGTGGCCGTGTGGAGCACCTGGTTCATCCTTGTGATGGCTCTGACCGGTGTCTGGTATTTTGCGGAAGAGTTGCTTTGGCGGGCGGGAGTGCCTCTCTATGACGATGACTCCCCCCAGTTGTCTGAAAACGATCTCCGAAACCGGGGGCCGGAAGCCGAAGTCGCCATGTCCCTGGAAACCCTGTTAGACCATGCGCGGAAAGCGATGCCCGGTTTGCAGGTGCGGAGCGTTTTCTGGGGTTCGCCACCGCTTGGGGCCGTGCATGTTTCCGGTCAGACCGGAGCGTGGTGGACGCGCGACCGCGCCAGCCAGGTGTCTCTCAATCCTTATACGGGCGCTGTTCTGCGAGTCCGCCGTGCGGAGAACCTGAACGCCTTCTGGCGGTTTTCCCATATGGCCGATCCCATTCATTTCGGCAGCCTGGGCGGTTTGCCGACAAAACTGATCTGGTTTGTTTGCGGCCTTGGCCTGTGCACACTGGCCATCACCGGAGTTTTGGTTTTTACAAAACGGGCGGAACACGCCGTGCGGGAATGGAGCGGGGCGCACCGGTCCGCTCCCCCCTGGCTCTGGTGGTTGGGTTCCTGGAAATGGATCAATGTGGCGATCTTGTTCGTCCCGGTCGTCGCGTTTGCCTGGAATGCATTATTTCAAAATTGA